One Cupriavidus taiwanensis LMG 19424 DNA segment encodes these proteins:
- a CDS encoding cupin domain-containing protein, which translates to MTSQFVRRAADVPVYSPANHTGTANQRVIGKETVGARRVEVLLGTISRGHGALPHAHPNLEQASYLLSGEGIGEVAGRSRILRAGDWSFNPMGVFHRFEVVSAAPVQVMVVYAPPYSENPEAAWVADGADDPRCHAHADTEIEVPMHAGARGLPHYHGAAARPVITRETVNARHLDICMMAVQASGGAEAHTVPRTEQVLYLQSGSVSGEINGQRFSAESGDWVFVPEGGRFSFAALAGGCEAILVRAHDAWG; encoded by the coding sequence ATGACATCGCAATTCGTACGGCGTGCCGCCGATGTGCCCGTCTATTCCCCGGCCAACCATACCGGCACCGCCAACCAGCGTGTGATCGGCAAGGAGACAGTCGGCGCGCGGCGCGTCGAAGTGCTGCTGGGCACGATCTCGCGCGGCCACGGCGCCTTGCCGCATGCGCATCCGAACCTTGAGCAGGCGTCGTACTTGCTGAGCGGCGAGGGCATTGGAGAGGTCGCCGGCAGGTCGCGCATCCTGCGCGCGGGAGACTGGAGCTTTAACCCGATGGGGGTATTCCACCGCTTCGAGGTGGTCAGCGCAGCGCCGGTGCAGGTCATGGTGGTCTACGCGCCGCCGTACAGCGAAAACCCCGAGGCAGCCTGGGTGGCCGATGGCGCGGACGACCCACGCTGCCACGCGCACGCGGACACCGAGATAGAGGTGCCCATGCATGCCGGAGCGCGGGGCCTGCCTCACTACCACGGAGCGGCTGCCCGTCCGGTTATCACGCGCGAGACGGTCAATGCGCGTCACCTCGATATCTGCATGATGGCGGTGCAAGCCTCTGGTGGTGCCGAAGCCCATACGGTGCCGCGGACCGAGCAGGTGCTGTACCTGCAGTCGGGGTCGGTCAGCGGCGAGATCAACGGCCAACGCTTCTCCGCGGAGTCCGGCGACTGGGTCTTTGTGCCGGAGGGCGGGCGTTTCAGCTTCGCCGCGCTGGCTGGCGGGTGCGAGGCCATCCTGGTGCGCGCGCACGATGCCTGGGGTTGA
- a CDS encoding Bug family tripartite tricarboxylate transporter substrate binding protein yields the protein MIHPCMRKAAAGLLLPLASATATIGAAQAADAGQYPEKAIRVIVPFPAGSGTDSSARFIGERITALTGKPVVVDNRPGANGFIAAKAVAGAPGDGYTMLVTTNTTHAANASLFKKLPYDPVKDFAPASLIVKSGLVLVVPADSPVRTLADLTALAKARQGALTFASGSSSTRIASELYKMLAGVQALHVPYKGVPLALTDLMGHQVDFMISDVSPAMPLIQGGKLRAVAVTTARRNPVLKDVPTMAESGLPGYEMVAWAAAFFPAGTPKPVVDRMSGLMRNGLTGPAAAEYFARSGGEPSPSTPEELAAFVRSETVKWAKVIKAAGIEPE from the coding sequence ATGATTCATCCATGCATGCGCAAGGCGGCGGCAGGCCTGCTGCTGCCGCTGGCGTCGGCGACGGCAACGATTGGGGCGGCGCAGGCCGCGGACGCTGGCCAGTACCCTGAGAAGGCGATCCGCGTCATCGTGCCGTTCCCCGCGGGCAGCGGTACCGACAGCAGCGCCCGCTTCATCGGCGAGCGCATCACCGCGCTGACCGGCAAGCCCGTCGTGGTCGACAACCGCCCGGGCGCCAATGGTTTCATTGCCGCCAAGGCTGTCGCCGGCGCACCCGGCGACGGCTACACCATGCTGGTGACGACCAATACCACGCATGCCGCCAACGCGTCCTTGTTCAAGAAGCTTCCTTATGATCCGGTCAAGGATTTCGCGCCGGCATCGCTGATCGTCAAGAGCGGGCTGGTGCTGGTGGTGCCCGCCGACAGTCCGGTACGCACGCTGGCGGACCTGACGGCGCTGGCCAAGGCCAGGCAAGGGGCGCTCACGTTTGCCAGCGGCAGTTCCTCCACCCGTATCGCCAGCGAACTCTACAAGATGCTGGCCGGCGTGCAGGCGCTGCATGTGCCGTACAAGGGCGTGCCGCTGGCGCTCACCGACCTGATGGGACACCAGGTCGACTTCATGATCAGTGATGTATCGCCAGCCATGCCGTTGATCCAGGGTGGCAAGCTGCGCGCTGTCGCCGTGACCACCGCGCGCCGCAATCCGGTGCTGAAGGATGTGCCGACCATGGCCGAGAGCGGCCTGCCGGGCTATGAGATGGTGGCGTGGGCGGCAGCCTTCTTCCCGGCCGGGACGCCAAAGCCTGTGGTGGATCGAATGAGCGGCCTGATGCGCAACGGACTGACCGGTCCGGCTGCCGCCGAGTACTTTGCCCGCAGCGGCGGCGAACCCTCGCCGTCAACGCCCGAGGAACTTGCCGCCTTCGTCCGCAGCGAAACCGTGAAATGGGCGAAGGTGATCAAGGCCGCGGGCATCGAGCCCGAGTGA
- a CDS encoding GntR family transcriptional regulator: protein MTRATANTAANDGIALSDDNAGGVTRYRQLASVLRHKIVSGEYPVGHQLPTVEHLAQTYGIAKVTVRQAYALLTEEGLISSQRGRGTHVIMAPSGPGEGMRSAINDVSVGASDLEIRILEKRKGVSLPPGLATCGVLMDRYVMLRKLHVHDGVPFCLIDLYVAEPVFARFPRGAEQHHKIAHLLRQQLGDRLGMMRQTMTVEPADAMLARALDYAFAAPVARMVRTTLDVDGNVLTAGRFWYRGDRFILDVEMPAQLTERYPELAIPKAAPREED, encoded by the coding sequence ATGACGCGCGCCACGGCAAATACCGCCGCCAATGACGGCATTGCGCTGAGCGACGACAACGCCGGTGGCGTCACCCGCTACCGCCAGCTGGCCAGCGTGCTTCGCCACAAGATCGTCTCGGGCGAATATCCGGTCGGGCACCAGCTGCCTACGGTGGAGCATCTTGCGCAGACCTATGGCATTGCCAAGGTTACGGTAAGGCAGGCCTATGCCCTGCTGACCGAAGAGGGGCTGATCAGCAGCCAGCGCGGGCGCGGCACGCACGTCATCATGGCGCCGTCGGGTCCGGGCGAGGGCATGCGCTCGGCCATCAATGATGTCTCGGTCGGCGCCAGCGATCTCGAAATCCGCATCCTGGAAAAGCGCAAGGGCGTGAGCCTGCCTCCCGGGCTTGCCACTTGCGGCGTGCTGATGGACCGCTATGTGATGCTGCGCAAGCTGCATGTGCATGACGGGGTGCCGTTCTGCCTGATCGACCTGTATGTCGCGGAACCCGTGTTCGCCAGGTTCCCTCGCGGCGCCGAGCAGCACCACAAGATTGCCCACCTGCTGCGGCAGCAACTGGGCGACCGCCTTGGCATGATGCGCCAGACCATGACCGTGGAACCGGCCGACGCCATGCTGGCGCGCGCGCTGGACTATGCCTTCGCGGCACCGGTGGCGCGCATGGTCCGAACCACGCTGGATGTCGATGGCAACGTGCTGACGGCAGGGCGTTTCTGGTATCGCGGCGACCGCTTCATCCTGGATGTGGAAATGCCCGCCCAGCTCACCGAGCGCTACCCCGAACTGGCCATACCAAAAGCTGCCCCCCGGGAAGAGGACTAG
- a CDS encoding MFS transporter — protein sequence METCTRAPDTVSPPPRPAATPLPRSAVLLFACASGLSVANVYYAQPLLDALMADFGIGAAAIGGVVTATQAGCALALLLLVPLGDLLPRRRLMLAQVLALAGALAVVALAPSVTMLLAGMLLTGLLGTAMTQGLIAYAAAAAAPRERGHVVGTAQGGVFAGLLLARVVAGGVSDLAGWRSVYVCAAAAMLVLALLLWRSLPVLPGPAQRMRYASLVWSMLALLRSDRVLQIRGMIALLMFAAFNIFWSALVLPLSAPPYQLSHTAIGAFGLVGAAGALAAARAGRWADQGLGQRTTFAALVLLVVAWLPLSWLGTSLWPLALGIVLLDLGGQAIHVTNQSMIFRAEATAHSRLVGAYMLFYATGSGLGALATTVTYDAAGWRGVCLLGAGVSLLSLGFWAGTRRWMAARS from the coding sequence ATGGAAACCTGCACGCGCGCGCCGGACACGGTATCGCCCCCACCCCGCCCCGCGGCCACGCCACTGCCGCGCAGTGCGGTGCTGCTGTTCGCCTGCGCCAGCGGGCTGAGCGTGGCCAACGTCTACTACGCGCAGCCGCTGCTGGACGCGCTGATGGCGGACTTCGGCATCGGCGCCGCCGCCATCGGCGGCGTGGTCACCGCCACCCAGGCCGGCTGCGCGCTGGCGCTGCTGTTGCTGGTGCCGCTCGGCGACCTGCTGCCGCGCCGCCGCCTGATGCTGGCGCAGGTGCTGGCGCTGGCCGGCGCGCTGGCCGTGGTGGCGCTGGCGCCATCGGTGACGATGCTGCTGGCGGGGATGCTGCTGACCGGCCTGCTCGGCACCGCCATGACGCAGGGACTGATCGCCTACGCGGCCGCCGCGGCGGCCCCGCGCGAACGCGGGCACGTGGTCGGCACCGCGCAGGGCGGCGTGTTTGCCGGCTTGCTGCTGGCGCGCGTGGTCGCCGGCGGCGTCAGCGACCTGGCCGGCTGGCGCAGCGTCTACGTCTGCGCCGCCGCGGCCATGCTGGTGCTGGCCCTGCTGCTGTGGCGCTCGCTGCCGGTGCTGCCCGGCCCCGCGCAGCGCATGCGCTATGCCAGCCTGGTGTGGTCGATGTTGGCGCTGCTGCGCAGCGACCGGGTCCTGCAGATCCGCGGCATGATCGCGCTGCTGATGTTCGCCGCGTTCAATATCTTCTGGAGCGCGCTGGTGCTGCCGCTCAGCGCCCCGCCCTACCAGCTGTCGCACACCGCCATCGGCGCCTTCGGCCTGGTCGGCGCGGCCGGGGCGCTGGCCGCGGCGCGCGCGGGGCGCTGGGCCGACCAGGGCCTCGGCCAGCGCACCACCTTCGCGGCCCTTGTGCTGCTGGTGGTGGCGTGGTTGCCGCTGTCATGGCTAGGCACCTCGCTGTGGCCGCTCGCGCTTGGCATCGTGCTGCTCGACCTGGGCGGCCAGGCCATCCACGTCACCAACCAGAGCATGATCTTCCGCGCCGAGGCCACCGCGCACAGCCGGCTGGTCGGTGCCTACATGCTGTTCTATGCGACCGGCAGCGGCCTGGGCGCGCTGGCCACCACCGTCACCTATGACGCTGCCGGCTGGCGCGGCGTTTGCTTGCTGGGCGCGGGGGTCAGCCTGCTGTCGCTGGGGTTCTGGGCCGGCACGCGGCGATGGATGGCGGCGCGCAGCTGA
- a CDS encoding winged helix-turn-helix transcriptional regulator, with protein sequence MVIRKDPSEDTCPVARALALVGDRWSLMIVRDAFDGMHRFSDFQRSLAVARNILSDRLRRLVEAGILSTRPASDGSAYQEYVLTEMGESLFPIVVALRQWGEHHLFARGERRSQLVEKRTGKPVPPMMPRAGDGKVLSHDQAEVRKPR encoded by the coding sequence ATGGTCATCCGCAAGGACCCGAGCGAAGATACCTGCCCCGTGGCGCGCGCGCTGGCGCTGGTCGGCGACCGCTGGTCGCTGATGATCGTGCGCGATGCCTTCGACGGCATGCACCGCTTCAGCGACTTCCAGCGCAGCCTGGCGGTGGCGCGGAATATCTTGTCCGACCGCCTGCGCCGTCTGGTGGAAGCCGGCATCCTGTCGACGCGGCCCGCCTCGGACGGCAGTGCCTACCAGGAGTACGTGCTGACGGAAATGGGGGAGAGCCTGTTCCCCATCGTGGTGGCGTTGCGCCAGTGGGGAGAGCACCACCTGTTCGCGCGCGGCGAGCGCCGCTCGCAACTGGTGGAAAAGCGCACCGGCAAGCCGGTGCCGCCGATGATGCCGCGCGCCGGCGACGGCAAGGTGCTGTCGCACGACCAGGCGGAGGTGCGCAAGCCGCGATAG
- the uraH gene encoding hydroxyisourate hydrolase gives MAGISTHVLDVSLGRPVAGMQVELFDVAVQPPRLLARTRTNHDGRTDAPMLPPAQARTGEFELRFWVADYFRTPDVFADIVPVRFTIADAAQHYHVPLLCSPWSFGTYRGS, from the coding sequence ATGGCAGGTATCAGCACCCACGTGCTCGACGTATCGCTGGGCCGCCCGGTGGCCGGCATGCAGGTCGAGCTGTTCGACGTCGCGGTGCAGCCGCCCCGGCTGCTTGCGCGCACCCGCACCAACCACGACGGCCGCACCGACGCGCCGATGCTGCCGCCGGCGCAGGCGCGCACCGGCGAGTTCGAGCTGCGCTTCTGGGTGGCGGACTACTTCCGCACCCCGGACGTGTTTGCCGACATCGTGCCGGTACGCTTTACCATCGCGGATGCCGCGCAGCACTACCACGTGCCGCTGCTGTGTTCGCCGTGGAGTTTTGGCACGTATCGGGGGAGCTGA
- a CDS encoding IS110-like element ISRta4 family transposase, producing MNTTTYGLDIAKGVFQLYWVEPSGECFNRRFTRKALLNFLAKRAPGRVALEACGSAHWWARQLAALGHKPVLLHAAFVRPFVQTNKTDVADAKAIWTAVHQPGMRQVARKTETQQAILALHGFRALRVKMRTMLINQLRGVLFEFGIHFRRGRRAGLEEIKQHMAELEQQLPRVLFDSVGEQLQDIARLDEEIGQIEIRLNTWLKEDHDCQTVAAIPGIGPLTATALVATIGDVHAFRSGRQLAAFLGLVPRQRGTGGKVNLGGISKRGDTYLRTLLIHGARIVLSHLRRKGQSHWSTALVQRRPANVVGVAMANKMARTAWALLAHNRTYDRDYVSVKLA from the coding sequence ATGAATACTACGACTTACGGTCTGGACATTGCAAAGGGTGTTTTCCAGCTCTATTGGGTCGAGCCTTCAGGCGAGTGTTTCAACCGTCGCTTTACGCGTAAGGCCCTGCTCAACTTCCTGGCTAAGCGCGCGCCTGGTCGTGTCGCACTGGAGGCTTGTGGCAGCGCACACTGGTGGGCACGCCAGCTCGCCGCACTTGGCCATAAGCCCGTGCTCTTGCATGCCGCCTTTGTACGTCCCTTTGTGCAGACCAACAAGACCGACGTGGCCGATGCCAAGGCCATCTGGACCGCCGTACATCAGCCCGGCATGCGCCAAGTCGCGCGCAAGACCGAAACACAGCAGGCCATCCTTGCCCTGCATGGATTCCGCGCCCTGCGCGTGAAGATGCGCACCATGTTGATCAACCAGTTGCGCGGCGTGCTGTTCGAGTTCGGCATTCACTTCCGTCGCGGACGCCGTGCCGGATTGGAAGAGATCAAGCAACATATGGCCGAACTCGAACAGCAGTTGCCGCGCGTGCTGTTCGATTCCGTGGGCGAGCAATTACAAGACATCGCACGCCTGGACGAGGAAATCGGGCAAATCGAAATCCGCTTGAACACCTGGCTCAAGGAAGATCACGATTGCCAGACCGTCGCTGCCATTCCCGGGATTGGCCCGCTCACCGCGACAGCGCTGGTGGCCACCATTGGCGACGTGCACGCCTTCCGCTCAGGCCGGCAACTGGCGGCATTCCTTGGCTTAGTGCCAAGACAGCGCGGTACCGGTGGCAAAGTGAATCTCGGCGGCATCAGCAAACGCGGCGACACCTATCTGCGCACCTTGCTGATTCACGGTGCGCGGATCGTGCTCAGTCACTTGCGTCGCAAGGGGCAAAGCCATTGGAGTACGGCGCTGGTCCAGCGCCGTCCGGCTAACGTCGTAGGCGTCGCCATGGCCAACAAGATGGCGCGCACGGCCTGGGCTCTGTTGGCCCACAACCGAACCTATGACCGCGACTATGTCTCGGTCAAGCTTGCCTAA
- a CDS encoding hydroxyisourate hydrolase gives MDDHTLDPARRRFALQSMMLGGGALLAGASWGATPAAPAPNQTAAPVQQGGLSPRLTLHALDTYHGTPAAGMRVEMFRIDHEQRVPLQTVTLAANGRSEPPLLIGDSYRTGTYELILHADEYFAARKASLPQPSFLSKIPLRVRVTDAGQRIHLPVLFGPWSYNYYRGS, from the coding sequence ATGGACGACCACACCCTCGATCCCGCGCGCCGGCGCTTCGCGCTGCAATCGATGATGCTGGGCGGCGGCGCGCTGCTGGCCGGCGCCAGCTGGGGCGCCACGCCGGCAGCGCCGGCGCCGAACCAGACCGCCGCGCCGGTGCAGCAAGGCGGCCTGAGCCCGCGCCTGACGCTGCATGCGCTGGACACCTACCATGGCACCCCGGCCGCCGGCATGCGCGTGGAAATGTTCCGCATCGACCATGAGCAGCGCGTGCCGCTGCAGACCGTCACGCTGGCGGCCAATGGCCGCAGCGAGCCGCCGCTGCTGATCGGCGACAGCTACCGCACCGGGACCTATGAGCTGATCCTGCACGCCGACGAATACTTCGCCGCGCGCAAGGCCAGCCTGCCGCAGCCTTCGTTCCTGTCGAAGATCCCGCTGCGCGTGCGCGTCACCGACGCCGGCCAGCGCATCCACCTGCCTGTGCTGTTCGGGCCGTGGAGCTACAACTACTACCGCGGCAGCTGA